A stretch of Penaeus vannamei isolate JL-2024 chromosome 18, ASM4276789v1, whole genome shotgun sequence DNA encodes these proteins:
- the LOC138864706 gene encoding pupal cuticle protein 36-like isoform X2, protein MLSKVVICAVVAAVASLPQGSPSRSYGLPGGGSSGGFDGLGGGPGSGAGGSGGFGGGAPGSSSGGFGGGAPGSGSGGFGGGAPGSGSGGFGGGATGGFGGGATGGFGGSSGGFGAGGAGASGPVIPIITDDRQGPDEFGNYNFNFETANGIIRQEQGAPQGETGAVAQQGSWSFTFPDGTPAEFTFVADENGFRVESDLLPTPPPLPPHAIAQIEKARQEDAAAAASGGRYSGQSGSGQSGFGSGAGQSGFGSGAGQSGFGSGAGQSGFGSGAGQSGFGSGAGQSGFGSGAGQSGFGSGAGQSGFGSGAGQSGFGSGAGQSGFGSGAGQSGFGSGAGQSGFGSGAGQSGFGSGSGQSGFGSGAGQSGFGSGAGQSGFGSGAGQSGFGSGAGQSGFGSSGQFSGSGSSQQGLSTGYGYP, encoded by the exons ATGTTATCG aAAGTCGTGATATGCGCTGTGGTGGCCGCTGTGGCATCACTGCCTCAAGGTTCACCGTCTAGATCCTATGGACTTCCCGGTGGAGGTTCATCCGGCGGTTTCGATGGACTAGGAGGTGGGCCTGGAAGTGGAGCTGGAGGCAgtggaggattcggag gtggaGCTCCTGGTTCAAGCAgtggaggattcggaggtggaGCTCCTGGTTCAGGTAgtggaggattcggaggtggagctcctggttcaggcagtggaggattcggaggtggaGCAACTGGAGGATTCGGCGGTGGAGCCACCGGAGGATTTGGCGGTTCCTCGGGAGGATTCGGTGCTGGTGGTGCTGGAGCTTCAGGTCCTGTCATCCCCATTATTACCGATGATCGCCAAGGTCCCGACGAGTTCGGAAACTACAACTTCAACTTCGAAACTGCAAACGGCATCATTCGTCAGGAGCAAGGAGCCCCACAAGGAGAAACTGGAGCCGTGGCACAGCAGGGATCTTGGTC GTTCACCTTCCCTGACGGCACTCCAGCTGAGTTCACCTTCGTCGCTGACGAGAACGGTTTCCGCGTGGAGTCCGACCTGctgcccacaccccctcccctccccccgcacgccATCGCCCAGATCGAGAAGGCTCGTCAGGAGGACGCCGCCGCTGCAGCTTCCGGTGGACGTTACAGTGGCCAGTCAGGCTCTGGCCAATCTGGATTCGGTTCAGGAGCTGGCCAATCAGGATTCGGTTCAGGAGCTGGCCAATCAGGATTCGGTTCAGGAGCTGGCCAATCAGGATTCGGTTCAGGAGCTGGCCAATCAGGATTCGGTTCAGGAGCTGGCCAATCTGGATTCGGTTCAGGAGCTGGCCAGTCTGGATTCGGTTCAGGAGCTGGCCAATCTGGATTCGGTTCAGGAGCTGGCCAATCTGGATTCGGTTCAGGAGCTGGCCAATCTGGATTCGGTTCAGGAGCTGGCCAATCTGGATTCGGTTCAGGAGCTGGCCAATCTGGATTCGGTTCAGGAGCTGGCCAATCTGGATTCGGTTCAGGCTCTGGCCAATCTGGATTCGGTTCAGGAGCTGGCCAATCTGGATTCGGTTCAGGAGCTGGCCAATCTGGATTCGGTTCAGGAGCTGGCCAATCTGGATTCGGTTCAGGAGCTGGCCAATCAGGATTTGGTTCTAGTGGCCAGTTCTCAGGTTCAGGTTCCTCCCAACAAGGACTTAGCACCGGTTATGGTTACCCCTAA
- the LOC138864706 gene encoding pupal cuticle protein 36-like isoform X3, producing the protein MLSKVVICAVVAAVASLPQGSPSRSYGLPGGGSSGGFDGLGGGPGSGAGGSGGFGGGAPGSGSGGFGGGATGGFGGGATGGFGGSSGGFGAGGAGASGPVIPIITDDRQGPDEFGNYNFNFETANGIIRQEQGAPQGETGAVAQQGSWSFTFPDGTPAEFTFVADENGFRVESDLLPTPPPLPPHAIAQIEKARQEDAAAAASGGRYSGQSGSGQSGFGSGAGQSGFGSGAGQSGFGSGAGQSGFGSGAGQSGFGSGAGQSGFGSGAGQSGFGSGAGQSGFGSGAGQSGFGSGAGQSGFGSGAGQSGFGSGAGQSGFGSGAGQSGFGSGSGQSGFGSGAGQSGFGSGAGQSGFGSGAGQSGFGSGAGQSGFGSSGQFSGSGSSQQGLSTGYGYP; encoded by the exons ATGTTATCG aAAGTCGTGATATGCGCTGTGGTGGCCGCTGTGGCATCACTGCCTCAAGGTTCACCGTCTAGATCCTATGGACTTCCCGGTGGAGGTTCATCCGGCGGTTTCGATGGACTAGGAGGTGGGCCTGGAAGTGGAGCTGGAGGCAgtggaggattcggag gtggagctcctggttcaggcagtggaggattcggaggtggaGCAACTGGAGGATTCGGCGGTGGAGCCACCGGAGGATTTGGCGGTTCCTCGGGAGGATTCGGTGCTGGTGGTGCTGGAGCTTCAGGTCCTGTCATCCCCATTATTACCGATGATCGCCAAGGTCCCGACGAGTTCGGAAACTACAACTTCAACTTCGAAACTGCAAACGGCATCATTCGTCAGGAGCAAGGAGCCCCACAAGGAGAAACTGGAGCCGTGGCACAGCAGGGATCTTGGTC GTTCACCTTCCCTGACGGCACTCCAGCTGAGTTCACCTTCGTCGCTGACGAGAACGGTTTCCGCGTGGAGTCCGACCTGctgcccacaccccctcccctccccccgcacgccATCGCCCAGATCGAGAAGGCTCGTCAGGAGGACGCCGCCGCTGCAGCTTCCGGTGGACGTTACAGTGGCCAGTCAGGCTCTGGCCAATCTGGATTCGGTTCAGGAGCTGGCCAATCAGGATTCGGTTCAGGAGCTGGCCAATCAGGATTCGGTTCAGGAGCTGGCCAATCAGGATTCGGTTCAGGAGCTGGCCAATCAGGATTCGGTTCAGGAGCTGGCCAATCTGGATTCGGTTCAGGAGCTGGCCAGTCTGGATTCGGTTCAGGAGCTGGCCAATCTGGATTCGGTTCAGGAGCTGGCCAATCTGGATTCGGTTCAGGAGCTGGCCAATCTGGATTCGGTTCAGGAGCTGGCCAATCTGGATTCGGTTCAGGAGCTGGCCAATCTGGATTCGGTTCAGGAGCTGGCCAATCTGGATTCGGTTCAGGCTCTGGCCAATCTGGATTCGGTTCAGGAGCTGGCCAATCTGGATTCGGTTCAGGAGCTGGCCAATCTGGATTCGGTTCAGGAGCTGGCCAATCTGGATTCGGTTCAGGAGCTGGCCAATCAGGATTTGGTTCTAGTGGCCAGTTCTCAGGTTCAGGTTCCTCCCAACAAGGACTTAGCACCGGTTATGGTTACCCCTAA
- the LOC138864706 gene encoding pupal cuticle protein 36-like isoform X1 — protein MLSKVVICAVVAAVASLPQGSPSRSYGLPGGGSSGGFDGLGGGPGSGAGGSGGFGGGAPGSGSGGFGGGAPGSGSGGFGGGAPGSSSGGFGGGAPGSGSGGFGGGAPGSGSGGFGGGATGGFGGGATGGFGGSSGGFGAGGAGASGPVIPIITDDRQGPDEFGNYNFNFETANGIIRQEQGAPQGETGAVAQQGSWSFTFPDGTPAEFTFVADENGFRVESDLLPTPPPLPPHAIAQIEKARQEDAAAAASGGRYSGQSGSGQSGFGSGAGQSGFGSGAGQSGFGSGAGQSGFGSGAGQSGFGSGAGQSGFGSGAGQSGFGSGAGQSGFGSGAGQSGFGSGAGQSGFGSGAGQSGFGSGAGQSGFGSGAGQSGFGSGSGQSGFGSGAGQSGFGSGAGQSGFGSGAGQSGFGSGAGQSGFGSSGQFSGSGSSQQGLSTGYGYP, from the exons ATGTTATCG aAAGTCGTGATATGCGCTGTGGTGGCCGCTGTGGCATCACTGCCTCAAGGTTCACCGTCTAGATCCTATGGACTTCCCGGTGGAGGTTCATCCGGCGGTTTCGATGGACTAGGAGGTGGGCCTGGAAGTGGAGCTGGAGGCAgtggaggattcggaggtggaGCTCCTGGTTCGGGCAgtggaggattcggaggtggaGCTCCTGGTTCGGGCAgtggaggattcggaggtggaGCTCCTGGTTCAAGCAgtggaggattcggaggtggaGCTCCTGGTTCAGGTAgtggaggattcggaggtggagctcctggttcaggcagtggaggattcggaggtggaGCAACTGGAGGATTCGGCGGTGGAGCCACCGGAGGATTTGGCGGTTCCTCGGGAGGATTCGGTGCTGGTGGTGCTGGAGCTTCAGGTCCTGTCATCCCCATTATTACCGATGATCGCCAAGGTCCCGACGAGTTCGGAAACTACAACTTCAACTTCGAAACTGCAAACGGCATCATTCGTCAGGAGCAAGGAGCCCCACAAGGAGAAACTGGAGCCGTGGCACAGCAGGGATCTTGGTC GTTCACCTTCCCTGACGGCACTCCAGCTGAGTTCACCTTCGTCGCTGACGAGAACGGTTTCCGCGTGGAGTCCGACCTGctgcccacaccccctcccctccccccgcacgccATCGCCCAGATCGAGAAGGCTCGTCAGGAGGACGCCGCCGCTGCAGCTTCCGGTGGACGTTACAGTGGCCAGTCAGGCTCTGGCCAATCTGGATTCGGTTCAGGAGCTGGCCAATCAGGATTCGGTTCAGGAGCTGGCCAATCAGGATTCGGTTCAGGAGCTGGCCAATCAGGATTCGGTTCAGGAGCTGGCCAATCAGGATTCGGTTCAGGAGCTGGCCAATCTGGATTCGGTTCAGGAGCTGGCCAGTCTGGATTCGGTTCAGGAGCTGGCCAATCTGGATTCGGTTCAGGAGCTGGCCAATCTGGATTCGGTTCAGGAGCTGGCCAATCTGGATTCGGTTCAGGAGCTGGCCAATCTGGATTCGGTTCAGGAGCTGGCCAATCTGGATTCGGTTCAGGAGCTGGCCAATCTGGATTCGGTTCAGGCTCTGGCCAATCTGGATTCGGTTCAGGAGCTGGCCAATCTGGATTCGGTTCAGGAGCTGGCCAATCTGGATTCGGTTCAGGAGCTGGCCAATCTGGATTCGGTTCAGGAGCTGGCCAATCAGGATTTGGTTCTAGTGGCCAGTTCTCAGGTTCAGGTTCCTCCCAACAAGGACTTAGCACCGGTTATGGTTACCCCTAA
- the LOC138864709 gene encoding pupal cuticle protein 20-like isoform X2, producing the protein MLSKLVICAVVAAVASLPQGSPSRSYGLPGGGSSGGFGGLGGRPGSGSGGSGGFGGGAPGSGSGGFGGGATGGFGGSSGGFGAGGAGAGASGPFIPIITDDRQGPDEFGNYNFNFETANGIIREEQGAPQGETGAVAQQGAWSFTFPDGTPADFSFVADENGFRVESDLLPTPPPLPPHAIAQIEKARQEDAAAAASGGRPGSGSGFGSGQSGFGSGQFSGSGQSGFGTGAGQPGFGSSSGQFSGSPSSQGPSTAYGYP; encoded by the exons ATGTTATCG AAATTGGTGATATGCGCTGTGGTGGCCGCTGTGGCATCACTGCCTCAAGGTTCACCGTCTAGATCCTATGGACTTCCCGGTGGAGGTTCATCCGGCGGTTTCGGTGGACTAGGAGGTCGACCTGGAAGTGGATCTGGAGGCAgtggaggattcggaggtggagctcctggttcaggcagtggaggattcggag gtggaGCCACCGGAGGATTCGGCGGTTCCTCGGGAGGATTCGGTGCTGGTGGTGCTGGAGCTGGAGCTTCAGGTCCTTTCATCCCCATCATTACCGATGATCGCCAAGGTCCCGACGAGTTCGGAAACTACAACTTCAACTTCGAAACTGCAAATGGCATCATTCGTGAGGAGCAAGGAGCCCCACAAGGAGAAACTGGAGCCGTGGCACAGCAGGGTGCTTGGTC GTTCACCTTCCCTGACGGCACTCCAGCTGACTTCAGCTTCGTTGCTGACGAGAACGGTTTCCGCGTGGAGTCCGACCTGctgcccacaccccctcccctccccccgcacgccATCGCCCAGATCGAGAAGGCTCGTCAGGAGGACGCCGCCGCTGCGGCTTCTGGTGGCCGACCAGGCTCTGGCTCAGGCTTTGGCTCAGGCCAATCAGGCTTTGGTTCAGGACAGTTCTCGGGATCTGGCCAGTCAGGCTTTGGTACCGGTGCTGGCCAGCCAGGATTTGGTTCTTCTAGTGGCCAGTTCTCCGGTTCACCATCCTCGCAAGGACCCAGCACCGCCTATGGTTACCCGTAA
- the LOC138864709 gene encoding pupal cuticle protein 20-like isoform X1, whose product MLSKLVICAVVAAVASLPQGSPSRSYGLPGGGSSGGFGGLGGRPGSGSGGSGGFGGGAPGSGSGGFGGGATGGFGGGAPGSGSGGFGGGATGGFGGGATGGFGGSSGGFGAGGAGAGASGPFIPIITDDRQGPDEFGNYNFNFETANGIIREEQGAPQGETGAVAQQGAWSFTFPDGTPADFSFVADENGFRVESDLLPTPPPLPPHAIAQIEKARQEDAAAAASGGRPGSGSGFGSGQSGFGSGQFSGSGQSGFGTGAGQPGFGSSSGQFSGSPSSQGPSTAYGYP is encoded by the exons ATGTTATCG AAATTGGTGATATGCGCTGTGGTGGCCGCTGTGGCATCACTGCCTCAAGGTTCACCGTCTAGATCCTATGGACTTCCCGGTGGAGGTTCATCCGGCGGTTTCGGTGGACTAGGAGGTCGACCTGGAAGTGGATCTGGAGGCAgtggaggattcggaggtggagctcctggttcaggcagtggaggattcggaggtggaGCAACTGGAGGATTCGGAGGAGGAGCTCCTGGTTCAGGCAgtggaggattcggaggtggagcaactggaggattcggaggtggaGCCACCGGAGGATTCGGCGGTTCCTCGGGAGGATTCGGTGCTGGTGGTGCTGGAGCTGGAGCTTCAGGTCCTTTCATCCCCATCATTACCGATGATCGCCAAGGTCCCGACGAGTTCGGAAACTACAACTTCAACTTCGAAACTGCAAATGGCATCATTCGTGAGGAGCAAGGAGCCCCACAAGGAGAAACTGGAGCCGTGGCACAGCAGGGTGCTTGGTC GTTCACCTTCCCTGACGGCACTCCAGCTGACTTCAGCTTCGTTGCTGACGAGAACGGTTTCCGCGTGGAGTCCGACCTGctgcccacaccccctcccctccccccgcacgccATCGCCCAGATCGAGAAGGCTCGTCAGGAGGACGCCGCCGCTGCGGCTTCTGGTGGCCGACCAGGCTCTGGCTCAGGCTTTGGCTCAGGCCAATCAGGCTTTGGTTCAGGACAGTTCTCGGGATCTGGCCAGTCAGGCTTTGGTACCGGTGCTGGCCAGCCAGGATTTGGTTCTTCTAGTGGCCAGTTCTCCGGTTCACCATCCTCGCAAGGACCCAGCACCGCCTATGGTTACCCGTAA